Part of the Candidatus Brocadiaceae bacterium genome, TCCGCTGCCGGACCACCTGGACGGCTCGTCCTTCGCGTCCTTCCTGGATTCGCCGCAGCAGCCGGGGAAGGAAGCGGTCTACAGCCGCTACAACGCCGGCGATTCGGTGCGGACCGACACGCACCTCTACACCGAATGGACGGACGACGAAGGCCGGGTGGCCGCGCGCATGCTGTACGACCACAACGTCGACCCCGACGAGAACCGCAACCTGGCCGCGCGGCCGGAGAACGCGGCGCTGGTCGCTCAACTGGCGGCCATGCTCGAACGGATCCGCCAGGACGCCCGCTCCTCGTAGCGCTCGCGCCACCTCAGGCACCGGCGCCGGGGAGTCGTGCCCGCCGTCCTTGCGAAGAACCGGGCGCCGCCGTATGATGCCGCGACGGGGCGGTATCCTGCGAAACCCGAAGGGAGTCTGACAGTGGACAAGGTCAAACTGGGCGTGATCGGCTGCGGCGTCATGGGCGTTCGGCATCTGGCGGCTGCGGCAAGGTCGGAGCACGCAGTGCCGTTCGCGGCGGCCGACCTCATGAGGGAACGCGCCGAGGCCGCCGTCAAGGAGCACGGCGCCGAGCGCGTCTACACCGACGGGCGCGATCTGATCGCCGACGAGGATGTTGACGCCGTCGTGTTCGCCGCGCCGGCCGCCCATCGGGACGCCCTGGTGATCGAGGCGCTCAAGGCCGGCAAGCACGTGCTGATCGAGAAGCCCGTGGCGATGAACGCGGACGTCGTCCGGCGGATGATCGAAGCGCGCGGCGACAGGGTGGCCGCCTGCTGCTCGTGCCGGTTCCACGCCTACGCATCCGCCCGCGCGGCGGCCGCTTTCGTGTCCACCGGCGCCCTGGGCGACCTGCGGGTCATCCACTGCCGCGCCTTCACGCCCGCCCGCGGCACGCCGAAGAAGATGCCGCCCGTCTGGCGCCTCGTCAAGGCCCTCAACGGCGGCGGCATCATGGCCAACTGGGGCTGCTACGACCTGGACTACCTGCTCGGCGTCTGCGGGTGGAAGCTCGAACCGCGGCTCTGCCTCGCGCAGACCTGGCAGGTGCCGCCGGCCTCGCGGCCGAATGTTGCCGAGGGGTCCGACGCCGAGACGCATGCCGTGGCCCTTGTGCTCTGCGAGGGCGGCACGGTCATCAGCTTCGAGCGCGGCGAGTACATGCCGCACCCGGATTCCGCCGTCTGGGAGGTCGTCGGCACGGACGGCTCGATCGCCCTGCACATGCTCTACAAGGACGAGAAGGTCATCCGCCACGACGCCGCGACGCCCGAGACGGGCCTCGTGAGCCAGGACATCTGGAGTGGCACGGAGACCTGGGCGGAGATGCAGGGCTTCGAGACGCTCGACTTCGCCGAGGCGATCGTGACGGGCCGCGCGCCGCAGACGACGCTCGAAAAGGCGCTCATCGTCCAGCGCATCACGGACGCCATCTACAGGTCCGCGGATACCGGCAAGGCCGTCGAGGTCTGACGTCTGTCTTGCTATGGAGCAACGATCAACGCGCCCCAGGAGAAGTCCGCTTCCTCGTTGCTGCGCGGCCGTGGCGTGAGCGCGTCTTTCAGCCGCAGCCCGACTTTCACCGCCCGTTGAAACAGGGCGACAGAGTGAGAAACAGGCTCGGGACCGGCAGGAATCCTCTCGGGGGGAGTCTCGGAGAGTGCTGATCTCGCACTGCTGCCGGCGGACGCCATTCGCGGCCGCTCAATAGTCCGTCACAAGCAGCCGTTGAAAGCCCGCGTCGGGCGGGCGTATCATGGCGCGCCTGTCGCCTCCGGCGCCCGCCGGGGAGGCTATCTTATCGCAGAGGATGCCATGCTGAACCCCAGGATCGAGACATCGCGCCAGGCCGCCCTGGACCTTCTGAAGCCATCGAAGAAGGACCTCGAGCACGGCCTGGAGCTTCATGCGGACTCACTGGTCATCGAGTCGTACGGCCTGGCGCCCCGCGCCGCCATGGACGGCGATGCGCTCCGGGCCGAGATCGAGGACGGCGCTCCGGCCGCCGAAGTGCGCGAGATGATGGAGCAGCAGTACATGACC contains:
- a CDS encoding Gfo/Idh/MocA family oxidoreductase, coding for MDKVKLGVIGCGVMGVRHLAAAARSEHAVPFAAADLMRERAEAAVKEHGAERVYTDGRDLIADEDVDAVVFAAPAAHRDALVIEALKAGKHVLIEKPVAMNADVVRRMIEARGDRVAACCSCRFHAYASARAAAAFVSTGALGDLRVIHCRAFTPARGTPKKMPPVWRLVKALNGGGIMANWGCYDLDYLLGVCGWKLEPRLCLAQTWQVPPASRPNVAEGSDAETHAVALVLCEGGTVISFERGEYMPHPDSAVWEVVGTDGSIALHMLYKDEKVIRHDAATPETGLVSQDIWSGTETWAEMQGFETLDFAEAIVTGRAPQTTLEKALIVQRITDAIYRSADTGKAVEV